A genomic segment from Polyangium mundeleinium encodes:
- a CDS encoding serine/threonine protein kinase, protein MSSDLATGAIFAGWYRVERRIASGGMGAVYEVVHQETNRRRALKVMHANFVQSDDLRGRFRQEARVAAEIESEYIVDVFDAGIDDATGMPFLVMELLRGEDLGKRLSQTGPLSPAEALTYLHQTSLALDKTHRAHIVHRDLKPDNLFLCEREDAPPRIKVLDFGIAKIVAAGSTAAGATQSLGTPLYMAPEQFLMESSVTPATDIFALGMITFTLLVGKPYWDEESRGGANVFAFATRAALGPREPATARAARLGTTLPPAFDAWFACATAKGPAERFPSATSAVKALAEALVLPQPGLAGPGIAPPVSHPRPRSPSLPSEVPIAPMPTHGTTVPMAPLRAPAPSGVALEAATSMGPPVTPMGQVATPMGPVATPIGSGVTAAPATRRPRPTGLIAAGVGLACLLVALFLFVAVLPAGHVEAPAPAAPATELAEPVAAGAPDVAASADPPGQVAPEIHDEPAVLASATPPPQEEAADTNAAPAPSSGPGNGDPSVKAAQPVATPNSRMFTNYDESAMRRQLEPKVWSGRATEREIKLLIAICRHQRDQGCRTRATAALKQQQSK, encoded by the coding sequence CCGCGGGCGATTCCGGCAGGAGGCGCGGGTCGCCGCGGAGATCGAGAGCGAGTACATCGTCGATGTCTTCGACGCGGGCATCGACGACGCGACCGGGATGCCCTTCCTGGTCATGGAGCTCTTGCGCGGCGAGGACCTCGGCAAGCGGCTGAGCCAGACGGGCCCCTTGTCGCCCGCCGAGGCGCTCACGTACCTGCATCAGACCTCGCTCGCGCTCGACAAGACGCACCGGGCGCACATCGTTCACCGCGATCTCAAGCCGGACAACCTTTTCCTCTGCGAGCGCGAAGACGCCCCCCCGCGCATCAAGGTGCTCGATTTCGGCATCGCCAAGATCGTCGCCGCCGGCTCCACGGCGGCGGGCGCCACGCAATCCCTCGGCACCCCGCTTTACATGGCGCCGGAGCAGTTCTTGATGGAATCGTCGGTGACGCCCGCGACCGACATCTTCGCGCTCGGGATGATCACGTTCACGCTGCTCGTGGGCAAACCTTACTGGGACGAGGAATCCCGCGGGGGCGCGAACGTCTTCGCCTTCGCGACGCGGGCGGCGCTCGGGCCCCGGGAGCCGGCGACGGCGCGGGCCGCCCGGCTCGGCACAACCCTGCCGCCCGCGTTCGACGCCTGGTTCGCCTGCGCCACGGCGAAGGGGCCCGCCGAGAGGTTTCCTTCGGCCACGAGCGCCGTGAAGGCGCTCGCCGAGGCGCTCGTATTGCCACAGCCGGGGCTCGCCGGCCCTGGAATCGCGCCGCCCGTCTCCCATCCGCGGCCGAGGTCCCCTTCCCTGCCGTCCGAGGTGCCGATCGCTCCCATGCCGACCCACGGGACGACGGTCCCGATGGCGCCGCTGCGTGCGCCCGCGCCGAGCGGCGTGGCCCTCGAAGCGGCGACGTCGATGGGGCCGCCCGTGACGCCGATGGGACAGGTCGCGACGCCGATGGGCCCGGTCGCGACGCCGATCGGGAGCGGGGTGACGGCGGCTCCGGCGACGCGTCGGCCGCGGCCGACGGGGCTCATCGCCGCGGGCGTGGGGCTCGCGTGTTTGCTGGTGGCCCTTTTCCTCTTCGTGGCGGTCTTGCCGGCCGGGCATGTCGAGGCGCCCGCGCCGGCCGCTCCGGCGACGGAGCTTGCAGAGCCGGTCGCGGCGGGCGCGCCGGACGTCGCTGCGAGCGCCGATCCACCTGGCCAGGTTGCCCCCGAGATACACGACGAGCCTGCCGTCCTCGCGTCGGCCACACCACCGCCGCAGGAGGAGGCCGCCGACACGAACGCGGCCCCGGCGCCGAGCAGCGGCCCCGGGAACGGCGACCCCTCGGTCAAAGCCGCGCAGCCGGTCGCGACGCCGAATTCGCGCATGTTCACGAATTATGACGAGTCCGCGATGCGCCGGCAGCTCGAGCCCAAGGTATGGTCCGGCCGGGCGACCGAGCGGGAAATCAAGCTGCTCATCGCCATCTGCCGTCACCAGCGCGACCAGGGGTGCAGGACGCGCGCGACGGCGGCCCTCAAGCAGCAGCAGAGCAAGTAA
- a CDS encoding PGRS family protein, which produces MRTWKLLWAFIFVTTASCVQILDGDNPYSVEGVPPDKSADPCERFSPCGLYVSASGKDEDPGTPERPLRTLGKALEKVHADGARPIHVCADTFIEPITLRGGEEIHGGYDCTSGAPWSAQSGVTTLSASANEVPLRVRADGSTVLTNFKVVAADAAQAGASSIAVIAEGADLKLVRCHLEAGNGADGENPPSEAVGASDGAPGKLGFAACTYSTAQEVVTKCGTVDSIGGSGGFGTSPWGKAGRNSSNGKDVSGGHGGEPEEFTLTECTAGGPGAPGAVGAPGAHGSLLGTITVSGYEGAAGTSGSDGAVGLAGGGGGAALGGSGTNKCPTGSATIYGAGGGTGGAGGCGGKGGTGGGAGGASVALMSLDARISFEDVTIVTARGGKGGDGVSGQAGGKGGMGGVGGAPPLISPLKPGCKGGDGGKGGDGGHGGGGRGGHSVGIAYIGQVPAIAAGVTFELGLEGLGGQAGDPQTPAPAGVRAETQAFD; this is translated from the coding sequence ATGCGTACCTGGAAGCTCTTATGGGCCTTCATTTTCGTCACGACGGCGAGCTGCGTGCAGATCCTCGACGGGGACAATCCTTACAGCGTGGAGGGCGTGCCACCGGACAAGAGCGCCGATCCGTGCGAGCGGTTTTCGCCGTGTGGGCTCTACGTATCGGCCTCTGGCAAAGACGAGGATCCGGGCACCCCCGAGCGGCCGCTGCGGACGCTCGGCAAGGCCCTCGAGAAGGTACACGCGGACGGGGCGAGGCCCATTCACGTGTGCGCGGATACGTTCATCGAGCCAATCACCTTGCGCGGCGGCGAGGAGATTCACGGCGGGTATGACTGCACGAGCGGCGCCCCGTGGAGCGCGCAATCCGGGGTCACGACCCTCTCCGCGAGCGCCAACGAGGTGCCCTTGCGCGTCCGCGCCGACGGTTCGACGGTCCTGACGAATTTCAAGGTCGTCGCTGCGGATGCCGCCCAGGCCGGGGCGTCGTCCATCGCGGTGATCGCCGAGGGGGCCGATTTGAAGCTCGTCCGGTGTCACCTGGAGGCAGGCAATGGCGCCGACGGGGAGAACCCGCCGAGCGAAGCCGTGGGCGCCAGCGACGGGGCGCCCGGGAAACTGGGGTTCGCCGCGTGCACGTACTCCACCGCGCAGGAGGTCGTGACGAAGTGTGGAACCGTCGACTCCATCGGCGGCTCGGGCGGCTTCGGGACGTCGCCCTGGGGAAAGGCTGGCCGAAATAGCTCGAACGGCAAGGACGTAAGCGGCGGCCACGGCGGCGAACCCGAAGAATTCACGCTGACCGAATGCACCGCCGGCGGGCCCGGCGCCCCTGGAGCCGTCGGCGCCCCCGGGGCCCACGGCTCCTTGCTCGGGACGATCACGGTGAGCGGTTATGAAGGGGCCGCGGGCACGAGCGGCAGCGATGGGGCCGTGGGATTGGCCGGAGGAGGAGGCGGCGCCGCGCTGGGTGGGTCCGGGACGAACAAATGCCCCACGGGCAGCGCGACGATTTATGGCGCCGGTGGCGGCACCGGAGGTGCGGGCGGCTGCGGCGGAAAAGGCGGTACGGGCGGGGGTGCGGGCGGCGCGAGCGTCGCATTGATGAGCCTCGACGCCAGGATCTCGTTCGAGGACGTCACGATCGTCACCGCGCGCGGCGGAAAAGGCGGCGACGGCGTCTCCGGCCAGGCGGGCGGAAAAGGAGGCATGGGAGGCGTCGGCGGCGCGCCGCCCCTGATTTCCCCGTTGAAACCTGGTTGCAAGGGTGGAGACGGGGGCAAGGGCGGCGATGGCGGCCACGGCGGCGGCGGTCGCGGAGGCCACTCGGTCGGCATTGCCTACATCGGCCAGGTTCCGGCGATCGCGGCGGGTGTCACCTTCGAGCTAGGTCTCGAGGGGCTGGGTGGACAGGCCGGCGATCCCCAGACTCCGGCGCCCGCGGGCGTCCGCGCCGAGACGCAAGCTTTCGACTGA
- a CDS encoding glucose 1-dehydrogenase: MQRFEGKVALVTGAASGLGAAAVRRLHAEGAVVVITDLARERGEALAAELGARAEFAVLDVTQEAAWIDVLDAVVAKHGRLDVLVNNAGVGVVGDVESTTLEQWRFVHAVNAEGTFLGCKHAIRVMKERGGGAIVNLSSVAGLIGAPNLAAYGSSKGGVRTFTKSVAMHCARKKYGIRVNSVHPSFIDTPMVDAMVEKSEDPARSKANLAKPIPLGRLGEPEDVAAAVAYLASDDAKFVTGTELLVDGGLLAS, encoded by the coding sequence ATGCAGCGATTCGAGGGAAAGGTAGCGCTCGTCACGGGGGCTGCGTCGGGGCTCGGGGCAGCGGCTGTGCGAAGGTTGCACGCGGAGGGCGCGGTCGTGGTGATCACGGACCTCGCGCGGGAGCGGGGCGAGGCGCTTGCCGCGGAGCTCGGGGCGCGGGCGGAGTTCGCTGTGCTCGACGTGACGCAGGAGGCGGCGTGGATCGACGTGCTCGACGCGGTCGTCGCGAAACACGGTCGGCTCGACGTGCTCGTGAACAACGCGGGGGTGGGCGTCGTGGGCGACGTGGAATCGACGACGCTCGAGCAATGGCGGTTCGTGCACGCGGTGAACGCGGAGGGCACGTTCCTCGGCTGCAAACACGCGATCCGGGTGATGAAGGAGCGCGGGGGCGGGGCGATCGTGAACCTGTCGAGCGTGGCGGGGCTCATCGGCGCGCCGAACCTCGCGGCGTATGGCTCGAGCAAGGGCGGCGTGCGCACGTTCACGAAATCGGTCGCGATGCATTGCGCGCGGAAGAAGTATGGGATCCGGGTGAACTCGGTGCACCCGTCGTTCATCGACACGCCGATGGTCGACGCGATGGTCGAGAAGTCCGAGGATCCGGCGCGATCGAAGGCGAACCTGGCGAAGCCCATTCCGCTCGGCCGGCTCGGCGAGCCCGAGGACGTGGCGGCGGCGGTCGCGTACCTCGCGTCGGACGACGCGAAATTCGTGACGGGCACGGAGCTGCTCGTCGACGGTGGGTTGCTCGCGAGCTGA
- a CDS encoding serine/threonine-protein kinase, which yields MTLLESMNAETLLAPGDDGFARAKTAMAPGRLLSSLPPPPSALRTTVLPRVEGEGTEVRLVPESKSRYEPIKTLGAGGMGEVVLVHDQDIARKVAVKRLLPEASDPGMLARFVDEIRTVGRLEHPNIVPIHDVGVDELGRYFFVMKYVEGETLETIIRKLADGDPESHAKYTFERRVEIFIAVLSALAYAHANGVVHRDVKPANVMVGRYGEVVLMDWGIAKPIAAERDLARGADATLGDETDRGRMFLTHVGTLVGTPAYMSPEQARGEVDQLDTRSDLYSACVLFHELVTLRHYLADRQTLGDILTGVMEHELTVRDMKRHGHPAQEGLPPELVHFAVDGLAKDPTKRYPSAGRMIELLRQSLEGRIHVACSGTLAKRFLREAARGVDRHPRLMFWGLVGTFVAVIFAFAQLVRMLVA from the coding sequence ATGACCCTGCTCGAATCGATGAACGCCGAGACCTTGCTCGCGCCTGGGGACGATGGCTTCGCCCGGGCCAAGACCGCGATGGCGCCCGGGAGGCTCCTCTCCTCGCTGCCTCCGCCCCCGTCGGCCCTGCGCACCACCGTGCTCCCGCGCGTCGAAGGCGAAGGGACCGAGGTGCGCCTCGTGCCCGAGTCCAAATCACGCTACGAGCCGATCAAGACGCTCGGCGCGGGCGGCATGGGCGAGGTCGTGCTCGTGCACGATCAGGACATCGCCCGCAAGGTCGCGGTCAAACGCCTGCTGCCCGAGGCGAGTGATCCGGGGATGCTCGCCCGCTTCGTGGACGAGATCCGCACCGTCGGTCGCCTCGAACACCCGAACATCGTGCCCATCCACGACGTCGGCGTCGACGAGCTCGGCCGCTACTTCTTCGTGATGAAATACGTCGAAGGCGAGACGCTCGAGACGATCATCCGCAAGCTCGCCGACGGCGATCCCGAGTCCCACGCCAAATACACCTTCGAGCGCCGCGTCGAGATCTTCATCGCCGTCCTTTCGGCGCTCGCCTACGCCCACGCAAACGGCGTCGTGCACCGGGACGTCAAGCCCGCGAACGTGATGGTCGGCCGGTACGGCGAGGTCGTGCTCATGGACTGGGGCATCGCCAAGCCCATCGCCGCCGAGCGGGATCTCGCCCGGGGCGCGGACGCGACGCTGGGCGACGAGACCGACCGCGGGCGGATGTTCCTGACACACGTGGGCACGCTCGTCGGCACCCCCGCGTACATGTCGCCCGAGCAGGCGCGCGGCGAGGTGGACCAGCTCGATACGCGGAGCGACCTCTACAGCGCGTGCGTCCTCTTCCACGAGCTCGTCACCCTGCGCCACTACCTGGCAGACCGGCAGACGCTCGGCGACATCCTGACAGGCGTCATGGAGCACGAGCTCACCGTGCGGGACATGAAGCGCCACGGGCACCCGGCACAGGAAGGGCTGCCGCCCGAGCTCGTACATTTCGCCGTCGATGGGCTCGCGAAGGACCCCACGAAGCGCTACCCCTCCGCGGGGCGGATGATCGAGCTCTTGCGGCAGAGCCTCGAGGGCCGGATCCACGTGGCCTGCAGCGGGACCCTGGCCAAGCGGTTCCTGCGCGAGGCGGCGCGGGGCGTGGACCGGCACCCGCGCCTCATGTTCTGGGGCCTCGTGGGGACGTTCGTGGCCGTCATCTTCGCCTTCGCCCAGCTCGTGCGGATGCTCGTGGCCTAG
- a CDS encoding crotonase/enoyl-CoA hydratase family protein, with translation MARVTVERLGHVVRIGLRRPEKRNAFDLAMLDELAQAYTAYEEDEGLRCGLLFAHGGHFTGGLDLAEVGPAVASGRALYPKGSVDPLAIGPRRLTKPMVVAVQGYCFTIGIELALAADIRVAAEDTRFSQLEVQRGIFPFGGATLRFPEIAGHGNAMRWLLTGDVFDAKEAYRIGLVQEVVPAAELFDRATWICERVAAQAPIAVRATLASARAAMTEGPEVEAARLEERARALMGTEDAAEGMRSFVERRAGRFQGR, from the coding sequence ATGGCACGTGTCACAGTGGAGCGTCTCGGTCATGTCGTCCGCATCGGCCTCCGCAGGCCGGAGAAACGCAACGCATTCGATCTCGCCATGCTCGACGAGCTCGCGCAGGCGTACACGGCGTACGAGGAGGACGAGGGCCTCCGTTGTGGCCTCCTCTTCGCGCACGGAGGCCATTTCACGGGAGGGCTCGATCTCGCGGAGGTCGGGCCCGCGGTCGCGTCCGGGCGCGCGCTCTATCCGAAGGGGAGCGTGGATCCGCTCGCGATCGGGCCGCGGCGCCTCACGAAGCCGATGGTCGTCGCTGTGCAGGGGTATTGCTTCACGATCGGGATCGAGCTCGCGCTCGCCGCCGACATCCGCGTCGCGGCCGAGGACACGCGTTTCTCACAGCTCGAAGTGCAGCGCGGCATCTTCCCGTTCGGCGGCGCCACGCTCCGGTTCCCGGAGATCGCGGGCCACGGCAATGCGATGCGCTGGCTGCTCACGGGCGACGTGTTCGACGCGAAGGAGGCGTATCGGATCGGGCTCGTGCAGGAGGTCGTCCCCGCGGCCGAGCTCTTCGATCGGGCCACGTGGATCTGCGAGCGCGTCGCGGCGCAGGCGCCGATCGCGGTTCGCGCCACGCTCGCGTCCGCGCGCGCGGCGATGACCGAGGGCCCCGAGGTGGAAGCCGCGCGCCTCGAAGAGCGCGCCCGCGCCCTCATGGGCACGGAGGACGCAGCCGAGGGCATGCGATCGTTCGTCGAAAGGCGCGCCGGCCGCTTCCAGGGGCGCTAG
- a CDS encoding tetratricopeptide repeat protein, which translates to MRHVRWFFVGMTCTCLALRAGLAYGQTTPAQVAAAEKLFEAAVAEVQAGRYAEACPLLEQSHVLDPRPGTLHALAECEEKARHPEQALRHYKEYLELYARMKSPLKEKHTERARLAEAQVKKLKAEILFNQAVAHREAGRIAEACAALGESLRIDPTPGTLYSLAECEATRGRLATALGHYKEYLGLFASMKSPLRERHAERARIAEEQRKKLDAEAPRLKLVWAGEVPEGVVIKRGDATLDSKMLGTSVPMNPGEYAFLVEVPGQPLQVRKVRLEKGDRKILELTPGATQVVKDEAQPLLKDPSSTMPQPVEAPKPGMHPWKVGGIAAIGVGGAGFIAGSVLGGLAVGAKREVDAACDENFACGEKGMKVVERFQTLGNASTAMFIVGGVVLATGVTLFVLAPKTPAEKVGTVRLRGLAAPGAGYLGVEGAF; encoded by the coding sequence ATGCGGCATGTACGATGGTTCTTCGTGGGGATGACCTGCACGTGCCTCGCGCTCCGGGCCGGCTTGGCGTACGGTCAAACGACCCCGGCACAGGTCGCGGCAGCGGAAAAACTCTTCGAAGCGGCCGTCGCGGAGGTGCAAGCCGGGCGTTACGCCGAGGCGTGTCCGCTGCTCGAACAGAGCCACGTGCTCGATCCGAGGCCCGGGACGTTGCACGCGCTCGCTGAGTGCGAGGAGAAGGCGCGGCACCCGGAGCAGGCTCTACGGCATTACAAGGAGTACCTCGAGCTTTACGCGAGGATGAAGAGCCCGCTGAAGGAAAAACACACCGAGCGCGCGCGGCTCGCCGAGGCGCAGGTGAAGAAGCTCAAGGCGGAGATCCTGTTCAACCAGGCCGTCGCGCACCGGGAGGCGGGCCGTATCGCCGAGGCCTGCGCCGCGCTCGGCGAGAGCCTGCGGATCGATCCGACGCCGGGTACTCTGTATTCGCTCGCCGAATGCGAGGCGACGCGGGGTCGGCTCGCCACGGCGCTCGGCCATTACAAGGAATACCTCGGCCTCTTCGCGTCGATGAAGAGCCCGCTGCGCGAGCGCCACGCCGAGCGCGCGCGGATCGCCGAGGAGCAGCGGAAGAAGCTCGACGCGGAGGCGCCTCGGCTCAAGCTCGTGTGGGCGGGCGAGGTGCCCGAGGGAGTCGTGATCAAGCGGGGGGATGCGACGCTCGATTCGAAGATGCTCGGCACCTCGGTGCCGATGAATCCGGGGGAATATGCCTTCCTCGTGGAGGTCCCGGGGCAGCCTCTGCAAGTGCGAAAGGTACGGCTGGAGAAAGGGGATCGGAAGATCCTCGAGCTCACGCCGGGCGCGACGCAGGTGGTGAAGGACGAGGCGCAGCCTTTGCTGAAGGATCCTTCGTCGACGATGCCGCAGCCCGTGGAGGCGCCGAAGCCCGGGATGCATCCGTGGAAGGTCGGCGGCATCGCAGCAATCGGCGTCGGCGGCGCGGGGTTCATCGCGGGAAGCGTGCTCGGCGGGCTCGCGGTGGGGGCGAAACGCGAGGTCGACGCAGCGTGCGACGAGAACTTCGCGTGTGGCGAAAAAGGCATGAAGGTGGTCGAGCGGTTCCAGACGCTGGGCAATGCGAGCACGGCAATGTTCATCGTGGGAGGCGTGGTGCTGGCGACAGGGGTGACGTTGTTCGTGCTGGCCCCGAAGACGCCGGCGGAGAAGGTGGGTACAGTCCGGCTGCGGGGTCTGGCGGCGCCGGGGGCCGGGTATCTGGGTGTGGAAGGGGCATTCTGA
- a CDS encoding STAS/SEC14 domain-containing protein, translating to MTSPPGESFALTEEPDLIVWRMIGHVSGDDIRRLFDVHQRFCEGRPHALVLIDVRRAAHVTPEARRVAAEGPAGGAVVMPIRANAVVGASFHIRVLGTLVSRAAALLNPVNTVPLRFFETEPEARAWLAERSREINARR from the coding sequence ATGACGTCCCCGCCCGGTGAAAGCTTCGCCCTCACCGAAGAACCCGACCTCATCGTCTGGCGCATGATCGGGCACGTCTCCGGCGACGACATCCGCCGCCTCTTCGACGTCCACCAGCGCTTTTGCGAGGGCCGCCCCCATGCGCTCGTGCTCATCGACGTCCGCCGCGCCGCGCACGTCACCCCCGAGGCGCGCCGCGTCGCCGCCGAAGGGCCCGCCGGCGGCGCCGTCGTCATGCCCATTCGCGCCAACGCCGTCGTCGGCGCGAGTTTTCACATTCGTGTCCTCGGCACCCTGGTGAGCCGCGCCGCGGCCCTGCTCAATCCCGTGAACACGGTCCCCTTGCGCTTCTTCGAGACCGAACCCGAAGCCCGCGCCTGGCTCGCCGAGCGAAGCCGCGAGATCAACGCCCGCCGCTGA
- a CDS encoding serine/threonine protein kinase — MSSDLAAGSIFAGRYRVERRIAAGGMGAVYEVIHLETNRRRALKVMHANFVQSDDLRGRFRQEARVAAEIESDYIVDVFDAGIDDATGMPFLVMELLRGEELGKRLRRTGPLPPAEVVTFLHQTSLALDKTHRAHIVHRDLKPDNLFLCEREDGPPRIKVLDFGIAKIVAAGATGAGATQSLGTPLYMAPEQFLMESSVSPATDIFALGMIAFTLLVGKAYWFEESRGGANVFAFAAQAAIGPREPASARAGRLGVSLPPAFDAWFARATAKTPAERFPSATSAVQALGEALGLAQAGLGGPGMLPPGASPRPSFASHPSEVPIHVLDAQVTTPMAPRRAPLPSGAELGAMTPAGQAGMPMGPSLTPLGSGMTAVPTGRRAPTGLIVAGAGLACLLVGVVLFLALSSREEGKTPEPAAAASSAQPVVATAVPEVVPAAPVETAEAAAAPIVSASAAPVVSAAAKATTSTPATTTQSTKTSGTPAGKTAKPKSTWSRD; from the coding sequence GTGTCGTCTGATCTGGCAGCCGGATCCATTTTCGCCGGGCGTTACCGCGTCGAGCGTCGCATCGCCGCAGGGGGCATGGGGGCGGTGTACGAGGTCATCCACCTCGAAACGAACCGCCGCCGCGCGCTCAAGGTGATGCACGCGAACTTCGTCCAGAGCGACGACCTGCGCGGCCGTTTCCGGCAGGAGGCGCGTGTCGCGGCGGAGATCGAGAGCGACTACATCGTCGACGTCTTCGACGCGGGCATCGATGACGCGACCGGCATGCCCTTCCTGGTCATGGAGCTCTTGCGCGGCGAGGAGCTCGGCAAGCGGCTCCGCCGGACGGGCCCCTTGCCGCCGGCGGAGGTGGTCACGTTCCTGCACCAGACCTCGCTCGCGCTCGACAAGACGCACCGCGCGCACATCGTCCATCGCGACCTCAAGCCGGACAATCTGTTCCTCTGCGAGCGCGAGGACGGCCCCCCTCGGATCAAGGTGCTCGATTTCGGCATCGCCAAGATCGTGGCCGCCGGCGCCACGGGGGCGGGCGCGACGCAATCGCTCGGCACGCCGCTCTACATGGCGCCCGAGCAGTTCTTGATGGAATCGTCGGTCTCGCCCGCGACCGACATTTTCGCGCTCGGGATGATCGCGTTCACCTTGCTCGTGGGCAAAGCCTACTGGTTCGAGGAGTCGCGCGGCGGCGCGAATGTCTTCGCGTTCGCCGCGCAGGCCGCGATCGGGCCACGGGAGCCGGCGAGCGCGCGGGCCGGCCGGCTCGGCGTGAGCCTGCCGCCTGCGTTCGATGCCTGGTTTGCGCGTGCGACGGCGAAGACGCCCGCCGAGAGGTTCCCGTCGGCCACGAGCGCTGTCCAAGCGCTCGGCGAGGCGCTCGGGTTGGCGCAGGCGGGGCTCGGCGGCCCGGGGATGTTGCCGCCGGGGGCGAGCCCGCGGCCGTCGTTCGCGTCGCACCCGTCCGAGGTGCCGATCCACGTGCTCGACGCGCAGGTGACGACGCCGATGGCGCCAAGGCGCGCGCCGCTGCCGAGCGGCGCGGAGCTCGGCGCGATGACGCCGGCGGGGCAAGCGGGCATGCCCATGGGCCCTTCGCTGACGCCCCTCGGGAGCGGGATGACTGCGGTTCCGACAGGGCGAAGGGCGCCGACGGGGCTCATCGTCGCGGGCGCGGGGCTCGCGTGTTTGCTCGTGGGGGTCGTGCTTTTCTTGGCGCTCTCGTCGCGGGAGGAAGGCAAGACGCCGGAGCCGGCCGCGGCGGCGTCTTCGGCGCAGCCTGTCGTGGCGACGGCCGTGCCCGAGGTCGTGCCGGCGGCGCCGGTGGAGACGGCGGAGGCGGCGGCCGCGCCGATCGTGTCGGCGAGTGCTGCGCCCGTGGTGAGCGCGGCTGCGAAGGCGACGACGAGCACGCCGGCGACGACGACGCAATCCACGAAGACCAGCGGGACGCCGGCCGGGAAGACGGCGAAACCGAAGTCGACGTGGAGCAGGGATTGA